From one Synechocystis sp. PCC 6803 substr. PCC-P genomic stretch:
- a CDS encoding DUF4359 domain-containing protein, with the protein MLSVFGAIGGVMVLASGALMAIGNPGKPDYEDYAVETLSTYLKTEICPKAPADFGGFVQSYCKTLVDAGQPQIKQIIAQTTNQQNFLLFSIYQTTLSLPDPFPTYEFQTIGVMKQFYTYQAMEI; encoded by the coding sequence ATGCTATCGGTGTTTGGGGCGATCGGAGGGGTGATGGTATTGGCCAGTGGTGCTCTGATGGCGATCGGCAATCCGGGCAAGCCTGACTATGAAGACTACGCAGTGGAAACCCTCAGTACCTATCTAAAAACCGAGATTTGTCCCAAAGCGCCTGCGGATTTTGGCGGCTTCGTGCAGAGTTATTGCAAAACCTTGGTGGATGCAGGACAACCACAAATTAAACAAATCATCGCCCAAACTACTAATCAGCAAAATTTTTTGTTGTTTAGTATTTACCAAACCACATTATCTCTGCCGGATCCTTTTCCTACCTATGAGTTTCAAACCATTGGGGTAATGAAGCAGTTTTATACTTATCAGGCAATGGAAATTTGA
- a CDS encoding DUF3326 domain-containing protein encodes MSYNVTLIIPTGVGAALGGYAGDALPIARAISQVCDRLITHPNVLNGAQLYYPIPNALYVEGYALDRFAQGDWGLTPVGNNAIGLILDQGIEEDLRWRHLQVADGARATLGLTLTDYVVTDEPLGVELRLSDSGTSWGTIANPESLLRAADKLLTQTQAQAIAVIARFPDDVGTQVLADYRHGHGVDPLAGAEAVISHLIVRQFQVPCAHAPALSPLPLDPDISPRSAAEELGYTFLPCVLMGLSRAPHYQRFPNAQGQTLWSRDVNAVVVPASACGGSALMSFSQSSARIIAVENNSTQLEVYGEDLGISVVRVNSYLEAIGVLCADRAGINLDCFQPDFPLLHRLP; translated from the coding sequence TTGAGTTATAACGTCACTTTAATTATTCCCACTGGGGTGGGGGCGGCCCTTGGTGGTTACGCTGGGGATGCTCTACCGATCGCCAGGGCCATTTCCCAGGTGTGTGATCGCCTCATTACCCATCCCAATGTGTTAAACGGGGCCCAGCTTTATTACCCCATACCCAACGCCCTTTATGTGGAAGGTTACGCCCTGGATCGCTTTGCCCAGGGAGATTGGGGTTTAACTCCTGTGGGTAACAACGCCATTGGCCTAATTTTGGATCAAGGCATTGAAGAGGATTTGCGCTGGCGACATTTACAGGTGGCGGACGGGGCTCGGGCTACCCTGGGTTTAACCCTGACGGATTACGTTGTTACTGATGAACCCTTGGGGGTGGAATTGCGCCTGTCGGACTCTGGCACTAGTTGGGGCACCATTGCTAACCCAGAAAGTTTATTGCGGGCGGCGGATAAGTTATTGACCCAGACCCAAGCCCAGGCGATCGCCGTCATTGCTCGCTTTCCCGATGATGTGGGCACTCAAGTGCTGGCTGATTATCGCCATGGCCATGGGGTGGATCCCTTGGCCGGAGCGGAAGCGGTCATTTCCCATTTAATTGTGCGGCAATTTCAAGTGCCCTGTGCCCATGCCCCAGCGTTGAGTCCTTTGCCTTTAGACCCAGACATTTCCCCCCGGTCAGCGGCGGAGGAATTGGGCTACACTTTTTTACCCTGTGTATTGATGGGACTGAGTCGGGCTCCCCATTACCAAAGATTTCCCAATGCCCAGGGCCAAACCCTCTGGAGTCGGGATGTGAATGCTGTGGTTGTGCCCGCCAGCGCCTGCGGTGGTTCCGCTTTGATGAGTTTTAGCCAATCTTCTGCCCGCATCATTGCAGTGGAAAATAACTCTACCCAGCTAGAAGTCTATGGCGAAGACCTAGGCATTTCTGTGGTTAGGGTAAACTCTTATTTAGAGGCGATCGGAGTGCTCTGTGCAGACCGTGCAGGCATTAACCTTGATTGTTTCCAACCGGATTTTCCCCTTCTTCACCGCCTACCCTGA
- a CDS encoding pentapeptide repeat-containing protein: METEQLLWQYGQGTRDFSRIELHHADLIQSDLVGIILNRALLAYGNFSGSNLSEAQLRRTNLSHARLMGVKFVGSDLTGIDLSYSDLSWADLTDCDLSGANLAYAKLKQARLIRTNLEGANLAETDCQGAILEAVNFSRADLSGADLTRVDLAEANFSRADLSGADFRKANFDHANLYKVNLSQAQLRHGTVEEAFLQGADLSQANLKGANLGRALMKEVNLSLINLSEIHLKALPNKEQINCAGCALRGTIFQGANFQNANFEYALMEKALLAGAILRGANLIDACLRGADLRNVNFQNSHISGINLAKTIMPDGSVHP; encoded by the coding sequence ATGGAAACTGAGCAACTTCTTTGGCAATATGGCCAGGGCACTAGGGATTTCAGCCGCATTGAACTACATCATGCCGATTTAATCCAGTCCGATCTAGTGGGCATTATCCTCAACCGGGCCCTGCTCGCATATGGCAACTTCAGCGGCAGTAATTTATCTGAAGCCCAGCTACGGCGTACTAACCTAAGCCATGCCCGTTTGATGGGAGTGAAATTTGTCGGGTCAGACCTGACTGGCATAGATTTAAGCTATTCAGATCTCAGTTGGGCGGACCTAACCGATTGTGACCTCAGTGGAGCCAATTTGGCCTATGCCAAGCTCAAGCAAGCCCGGTTAATACGGACAAATTTAGAAGGGGCTAACTTGGCGGAAACCGATTGCCAGGGAGCAATCCTAGAAGCAGTTAATTTCAGTCGAGCGGATTTGAGTGGGGCCGATCTCACACGAGTTGATCTGGCAGAGGCTAATTTCAGTCGGGCAGATTTGAGTGGGGCCGATTTTCGCAAAGCCAACTTTGACCATGCCAATTTGTATAAGGTGAATCTAAGTCAAGCCCAATTACGTCATGGCACAGTGGAGGAGGCTTTTCTGCAGGGAGCAGACCTCAGTCAAGCTAATTTGAAAGGAGCGAATTTAGGCAGGGCATTGATGAAGGAAGTTAACCTCAGTTTGATTAATCTATCGGAAATTCATCTTAAAGCTCTCCCCAACAAGGAGCAGATTAACTGTGCCGGTTGCGCCCTGCGGGGCACTATTTTCCAGGGAGCTAATTTCCAGAATGCTAATTTTGAGTATGCTTTGATGGAAAAAGCTTTATTGGCCGGGGCCATACTCCGGGGCGCCAATTTAATCGATGCCTGTTTACGGGGGGCAGACCTACGTAATGTCAATTTTCAAAATAGTCACATTAGCGGCATAAACTTGGCAAAAACAATTATGCCCGATGGGAGTGTACATCCCTGA
- the leuD gene encoding 3-isopropylmalate dehydratase small subunit, with protein sequence MSQVKQIQGKALPLVGDDIDTDRIIPARFLRCVTFDGLGEHVFADDRQQQGGNHPFDLSQYQDATVLVVNRNFGCGSSREHAPQAIIKWGIKAIIGESFAEIFLGNCLANGVPCVTAPHGQIADLQQAITADPNLAVNLDLTTAAVTYGDRSFPVILSDGAQQMLLDGQWDTCGQLVQNQGKIAATAEKLPYLHWQTSAA encoded by the coding sequence ATGAGCCAAGTTAAACAAATCCAGGGTAAGGCCTTGCCCCTAGTGGGGGATGACATCGACACTGACCGCATCATTCCCGCTCGCTTTTTGCGTTGTGTCACCTTTGACGGTCTGGGGGAACATGTTTTTGCCGACGATCGCCAGCAACAGGGGGGCAACCATCCTTTTGATCTGTCCCAATACCAAGACGCCACAGTGTTGGTGGTCAACCGCAACTTTGGTTGTGGCTCCAGCCGGGAACACGCTCCCCAAGCCATTATTAAATGGGGTATCAAGGCCATCATTGGGGAAAGTTTTGCTGAAATCTTTTTGGGTAACTGCTTGGCCAACGGTGTGCCCTGTGTCACTGCCCCCCATGGTCAGATTGCCGATTTACAACAAGCCATTACCGCCGATCCTAATTTGGCAGTGAATTTAGACCTAACCACCGCTGCCGTTACCTACGGCGATCGGAGTTTTCCCGTAATTCTCTCCGACGGGGCCCAGCAAATGTTGCTGGATGGCCAATGGGACACCTGTGGTCAACTGGTGCAAAATCAGGGGAAAATTGCCGCCACCGCTGAAAAATTGCCCTATCTCCATTGGCAAACTTCCGCCGCCTAG
- the pyrG gene encoding glutamine hydrolyzing CTP synthase, with the protein MSKFVFVTGGVVSSIGKGIVAASLGRLLKSRHYSVSILKLDPYINVDPGTMSPFQHGEVFVTEDGAETDLDLGHYERFTDTSMSRLNSVTTGSIYQAVINKERRGAYMGGTVQVIPHITNEIKERILRVAQNTNPDVVITEIGGTVGDIESLPFLEAIRQFRKEVGRHNVIYMHVTLIPWIPAAKEMKTKPTQHSVKELRSIGIQPDILVCRCDRPLHPGMKEKLSEFCDVPVESVITCQDASSIYEVPLILEKEGLAHQTLELLRMENRSPDLSQWQSLVEKMQSPHHDITVALVGKYVQLSDAYLSVVEALGHAAIASDSKLHLRWISAEEIEAQGAATFLKDVDGVLVPGGFGIRGVDGKVQAIEYARENQLPFLGLCLGMQCSVIEWARNVAKLPEANSAEFETETPNPVINLLPEQQDVVDLGGTMRLGLYPCRIAPDTLAFSLYQKEVVYERHRHRYEFNNSYRTQFTDTGFVVSGTSPDGRLVEIVEYPHHPFFIACQFHPEFHSRPNQAHPLFSGFINAVLKRRNAPAKIAVNCHTVTEDHEPS; encoded by the coding sequence ATGTCGAAGTTTGTTTTTGTGACTGGGGGAGTGGTCTCCAGCATTGGTAAAGGCATTGTGGCCGCTAGTCTGGGACGGTTACTAAAATCCCGCCATTATTCCGTTTCCATTCTTAAGCTTGATCCTTACATCAACGTGGACCCCGGCACCATGAGTCCCTTTCAGCATGGGGAGGTGTTTGTCACTGAAGACGGAGCCGAAACAGATTTAGATCTGGGACACTACGAGCGTTTTACCGATACTTCCATGTCTCGCCTCAACAGCGTTACCACCGGGTCCATTTACCAAGCAGTGATTAATAAGGAACGACGAGGAGCCTACATGGGGGGCACTGTACAGGTTATTCCCCACATTACCAACGAGATTAAGGAAAGAATTCTCCGGGTGGCCCAGAACACGAACCCCGATGTGGTAATCACAGAAATTGGCGGCACCGTGGGAGATATCGAATCCCTGCCCTTTTTGGAAGCGATTCGCCAATTCCGCAAAGAGGTGGGTCGCCATAACGTTATCTACATGCACGTTACCCTCATTCCCTGGATTCCCGCCGCCAAGGAAATGAAAACCAAGCCCACCCAACACTCGGTTAAGGAGTTACGTTCCATCGGTATTCAGCCGGATATTTTGGTCTGTCGTTGCGATCGCCCGTTGCATCCAGGTATGAAGGAAAAGTTATCGGAATTCTGCGACGTGCCGGTGGAATCGGTGATCACCTGTCAGGATGCCAGCAGTATTTATGAAGTGCCGTTAATTTTGGAAAAGGAAGGGTTGGCCCACCAGACCCTAGAACTGCTGAGAATGGAAAATCGATCGCCAGATTTGTCCCAGTGGCAATCCCTGGTGGAAAAAATGCAGTCCCCCCACCATGACATCACCGTGGCCCTGGTGGGTAAATATGTCCAACTCAGCGATGCCTATCTTTCCGTGGTGGAAGCTCTGGGCCATGCGGCGATCGCCAGTGACAGCAAACTCCACCTGCGTTGGATCAGTGCCGAGGAGATTGAAGCCCAAGGGGCAGCCACCTTTCTGAAAGATGTGGACGGCGTGTTAGTGCCCGGCGGTTTTGGCATTCGGGGGGTGGACGGCAAAGTCCAGGCGATCGAATATGCCAGGGAAAATCAACTGCCCTTTTTGGGCCTATGTTTGGGTATGCAGTGCTCCGTCATCGAATGGGCTAGAAATGTGGCCAAATTACCGGAAGCCAACAGCGCGGAATTTGAAACGGAAACCCCCAACCCAGTCATTAACCTTTTGCCAGAACAACAGGATGTGGTGGATCTGGGGGGAACCATGCGGTTAGGACTATATCCCTGTCGCATTGCCCCAGATACCCTGGCCTTTTCCCTGTATCAAAAGGAAGTGGTGTACGAACGGCACCGCCACCGCTATGAGTTTAATAACTCCTACCGCACCCAATTCACCGATACTGGTTTTGTGGTCAGTGGCACATCCCCCGACGGCCGCCTAGTGGAAATCGTTGAATATCCCCACCATCCCTTTTTCATTGCCTGCCAATTTCACCCGGAATTCCATTCCCGTCCCAACCAAGCTCATCCCCTTTTTAGCGGCTTTATTAATGCGGTCTTAAAACGTCGCAATGCCCCTGCTAAGATAGCGGTTAACTGCCACACCGTTACCGAAGATCATGAGCCAAGTTAA
- a CDS encoding AI-2E family transporter: protein MTQLIKSLPGWLKLMLIFPIFFLNGVLLSLIINRFRELFDYIIIATLVTFLLKLTINFLVSKGIGKRLAIFAVITISFALIALGGITLIPLMGNQLGNLSQDIPRWLSGSQEHLANLKNSTLFLTLDNAGVNVDDLFQKAYLTLSKELDRIGQISLKVLTETIGGVVDTLVILVLTIFLLVGGDTFWQGILSWLPSPWEKKIPQYAGEIFRDYFISRLILAAGSSMARLVVFMALGIPYSILFAFSLGLASLIPFAGAVVTLIGTLVLLLKGWVVAVKFFVSAIVIDQITDNGVAPKLMGDKIGLNPVWILISIFIGAEIAGLLGVLLAVPIASVIKKVIDDMRAGKTENEEIDTEEQVEVLPESLA, encoded by the coding sequence ATGACTCAGTTAATTAAATCTTTACCGGGTTGGCTGAAGCTAATGTTGATTTTTCCCATCTTTTTTCTGAATGGGGTTTTGCTGAGTTTGATTATTAATCGCTTTCGGGAACTCTTTGACTACATCATCATTGCCACCCTAGTGACTTTCCTGCTCAAATTAACCATCAATTTTTTGGTCAGTAAAGGGATTGGTAAAAGGCTGGCAATTTTTGCTGTCATCACCATCAGCTTTGCCCTCATCGCCTTGGGAGGCATCACCCTTATTCCCTTAATGGGTAATCAATTGGGCAATCTTTCCCAAGATATTCCCCGTTGGCTCAGCGGCAGTCAAGAGCATTTAGCCAACCTGAAAAACTCTACTTTGTTTTTAACTTTGGATAATGCGGGGGTCAATGTCGATGATTTATTTCAGAAAGCTTACCTAACTTTAAGCAAGGAATTAGACCGCATCGGACAAATCAGTTTAAAAGTATTAACGGAAACCATCGGTGGGGTGGTAGATACCCTGGTCATTCTGGTTTTGACTATTTTCTTGCTGGTGGGAGGAGATACTTTTTGGCAGGGAATTCTAAGTTGGTTACCCTCACCCTGGGAGAAAAAAATCCCCCAATATGCCGGTGAAATTTTTCGAGATTATTTCATTAGCCGTTTAATTCTTGCCGCTGGTTCCAGTATGGCTAGGTTAGTGGTTTTTATGGCCTTGGGCATTCCCTACAGCATTCTTTTTGCCTTCAGTTTGGGGTTAGCTAGTTTAATTCCTTTTGCTGGAGCTGTAGTTACCCTGATTGGAACCTTAGTTTTGTTATTAAAAGGCTGGGTTGTAGCGGTGAAATTTTTTGTCAGCGCCATTGTCATTGACCAAATTACCGACAACGGTGTTGCGCCTAAATTAATGGGGGACAAAATTGGTTTAAATCCGGTCTGGATTTTAATTTCAATTTTTATTGGGGCGGAAATAGCTGGCTTACTGGGCGTGTTGCTAGCCGTACCGATCGCCAGTGTGATCAAGAAAGTGATTGATGATATGCGGGCTGGAAAAACTGAGAACGAAGAAATCGATACCGAGGAACAGGTAGAAGTACTGCCGGAATCCCTGGCTTAG
- a CDS encoding DUF4926 domain-containing protein, whose translation MFIPFAISIKEITLMDNLQLHSLVALKEDITAKLFLTSQPILLRQGQVGTIIEILGGGEAFEVEFADGDGQAYAMLAVPREKLMALHDQPILLAS comes from the coding sequence ATGTTTATCCCATTCGCAATTAGCATCAAGGAAATTACACTTATGGACAACCTTCAACTACATAGTCTTGTGGCGTTAAAAGAAGATATTACTGCCAAGCTTTTTCTGACAAGCCAGCCAATTCTATTGCGTCAGGGACAAGTTGGGACAATTATTGAGATCCTGGGGGGAGGGGAAGCTTTTGAAGTCGAGTTTGCCGACGGAGATGGTCAGGCTTATGCCATGTTGGCGGTTCCCAGAGAAAAATTAATGGCTTTACACGATCAACCAATCTTGCTAGCAAGTTAG
- a CDS encoding DUF6883 domain-containing protein, translated as MKLPYGNQADVKQITDKLQTYSLNLNHPNGKHKARLFRAKLGITIDNQDFLITRLRKVAAHYQNFELTDSDQYGERYVAVFPMTTTTGTAKVLSAWIIRPGETYPRLTNVYPIRN; from the coding sequence ATGAAATTGCCCTACGGAAACCAAGCTGATGTGAAGCAAATAACTGATAAACTACAGACCTATTCCCTTAACCTAAACCATCCTAATGGCAAACATAAAGCTAGACTTTTTCGAGCTAAATTGGGTATAACAATAGATAACCAAGACTTTCTTATTACTAGGCTCAGAAAAGTAGCCGCTCATTATCAAAATTTTGAATTGACAGATTCTGACCAGTACGGAGAACGTTATGTGGCTGTTTTTCCCATGACCACTACCACTGGAACAGCGAAAGTACTTAGTGCTTGGATAATCCGCCCCGGGGAGACCTATCCTCGACTAACCAATGTTTATCCCATTCGCAATTAG
- a CDS encoding CPBP family intramembrane glutamic endopeptidase, whose protein sequence is MSSSNSPSEMEPLSRTQILGVMGFTAVLLLIIAKLWQWWGDVTLLKISFNVPDALLGLGLATAIILTSGLIYRIWPAYRVSADAYLAFVIKPLVWADLLWLGLLPGLSEELLFRGVMLSALGGGVLAVVVSSLVFGVLHLSSTEQWPYVVWATVVGLVLGYGAIASGNLMVPIVAHILTNWVSSALWKFNHRQG, encoded by the coding sequence GTGTCTTCATCCAATAGTCCTTCCGAAATGGAGCCCCTAAGCCGTACCCAAATTTTGGGGGTGATGGGATTCACAGCGGTGCTACTGCTGATCATTGCTAAGCTTTGGCAATGGTGGGGGGATGTCACCCTGTTAAAAATCAGTTTTAATGTTCCAGACGCTTTATTGGGATTGGGTTTAGCAACTGCAATCATTCTGACCAGTGGGTTAATTTATCGGATTTGGCCTGCCTATCGGGTCAGTGCCGATGCCTACCTTGCCTTTGTGATTAAACCCCTGGTATGGGCAGATTTGCTCTGGTTAGGACTATTGCCCGGTTTAAGTGAAGAATTACTGTTTCGGGGAGTGATGCTTTCCGCCTTGGGGGGAGGTGTTTTGGCGGTGGTGGTTTCCAGCCTAGTATTTGGCGTTTTGCACCTCAGTAGTACGGAGCAATGGCCCTACGTGGTGTGGGCAACGGTGGTGGGGTTAGTGTTGGGCTATGGGGCGATCGCCAGCGGCAATTTAATGGTGCCTATTGTGGCCCACATTCTCACCAACTGGGTTTCCAGTGCCCTATGGAAATTCAACCACCGTCAAGGGTAA